The Stenotrophomonas maltophilia genome includes a region encoding these proteins:
- a CDS encoding phosphoglycolate phosphatase, translating into MTSARFPRAVLFDLDGTLLDSAPDFVATCNAMLAERGRAPIDPAALRPVVSKGSRAMVSAAFPDLDAAARDALIPEFLQRYEALIGQHAVLFDGVAGMLAALDEAGTVWGIVTNKPEYLARLILPQHGWQQRCAVLVGGDSLAERKPHPLPLLHAAQAIGIAAEDCVYVGDDERDIIAARAAAMPSVAALWGYRLHSDDPLAWQADVLVENAELLQLASLWPTRPAAPAQP; encoded by the coding sequence ATGACCTCCGCCCGCTTCCCGCGTGCGGTGCTGTTCGACCTGGATGGCACGTTGCTGGACAGCGCGCCGGACTTCGTCGCCACCTGCAACGCGATGCTGGCCGAACGTGGTCGTGCACCCATCGATCCGGCCGCACTGCGCCCGGTGGTGTCGAAGGGCTCGCGGGCGATGGTCTCGGCCGCGTTCCCGGACCTGGATGCCGCTGCGCGCGATGCACTGATCCCGGAATTCCTGCAGCGCTATGAAGCGTTGATCGGCCAGCACGCAGTGCTGTTCGACGGCGTGGCCGGCATGCTTGCCGCGCTGGATGAGGCCGGTACGGTGTGGGGCATCGTCACCAACAAGCCTGAATACCTGGCGCGCTTGATCCTGCCGCAGCACGGCTGGCAGCAGCGCTGTGCAGTACTGGTCGGTGGTGACAGCCTGGCCGAACGCAAGCCTCATCCGTTGCCGCTGCTGCACGCCGCACAGGCGATCGGCATCGCCGCCGAAGACTGCGTGTACGTGGGTGACGACGAGCGCGACATCATCGCCGCACGCGCTGCCGCCATGCCGTCGGTGGCGGCGCTGTGGGGCTACCGCCTGCACAGCGACGACCCGCTGGCCTGGCAGGCCGACGTGCTGGTCGAGAACGCCGAACTTCTGCAACTGGCCAGTCTCTGGCCGACCCGGCCGGCAGCCCCGGCCCAGCCGTAA
- the ubiG gene encoding bifunctional 2-polyprenyl-6-hydroxyphenol methylase/3-demethylubiquinol 3-O-methyltransferase UbiG, with the protein MTAPHASSNFDQAELDKFAALANRWWDADGPQKPLHALNPVRLKYVADRVPLRGARVLDIGCGGGLLSEALAQAGADVTAIDLAPELVKVARLHALESGAKVDYRVQAAEDLAAEQPGSFDVVTCMEMLEHVPDPGAIIEACKRLLKPGGHLFLSTINRTAAAFAVAIVGAEYVARLLPKGTHHYQEFIKPAELARWLREADMQLVDVSGMAYEPWRNHARLSSRTDINYLAYAVKPA; encoded by the coding sequence ATGACTGCCCCCCACGCTTCCTCCAATTTCGATCAGGCCGAGCTGGACAAGTTCGCCGCGCTGGCCAACCGCTGGTGGGACGCTGACGGCCCGCAGAAGCCGCTGCATGCGCTGAACCCGGTGCGCCTGAAATACGTGGCCGACCGCGTTCCGCTGCGCGGCGCACGCGTACTCGACATCGGTTGCGGTGGCGGCCTGTTGAGCGAAGCGCTGGCCCAGGCCGGCGCCGACGTCACCGCCATCGACCTGGCCCCGGAGCTGGTCAAGGTCGCGCGCCTGCATGCGCTGGAAAGCGGCGCCAAGGTCGATTACCGGGTGCAGGCCGCCGAGGACCTGGCCGCCGAGCAGCCGGGCAGCTTCGATGTGGTGACCTGCATGGAAATGCTGGAGCACGTGCCGGACCCGGGCGCGATCATCGAGGCCTGCAAGCGCCTGCTGAAGCCGGGCGGCCACCTGTTCCTGTCGACCATCAACCGCACCGCTGCCGCCTTCGCAGTGGCGATTGTCGGTGCCGAGTACGTGGCGCGGCTGCTGCCCAAGGGCACGCACCACTACCAGGAATTCATCAAGCCGGCCGAGCTGGCGCGCTGGCTGCGCGAGGCCGACATGCAGCTGGTGGACGTCAGCGGCATGGCCTACGAGCCGTGGCGCAACCACGCCCGCCTGAGCAGCCGCACCGACATCAACTACCTGGCCTACGCGGTCAAGCCGGCATGA
- the epmB gene encoding EF-P beta-lysylation protein EpmB: MQLSAFPRPQSPGAPARWQQLWRQALRDPQALLARLQLDPAALGVSEAAMAQFALRVPEGFVARMRKGDPADPLLRQVLPIDEEMRPAPGFSFDAVGDGAAKKATGVIQKYRGRALLVATGSCAINCRYCFRRHFDYGAENAAKGGWQEAVAAIAADPDIDEVILSGGDPLSLATHKLVELTDALRAIPHIRRLRIHTRLPIVLPERVDDELVSWLGSLPWPLAIVVHANHANEFDASVDAAMARLRGIGAQLLNQAVLLRGVNDSVQALQDLSERSFAAGVLPYYLHQLDRVEGVAHFEVDDTRAKALIAGLTARLSGYLVPKLVRELPGDPSKRPV; encoded by the coding sequence ATGCAGCTTTCCGCCTTCCCCCGGCCCCAGTCGCCAGGCGCGCCCGCGCGCTGGCAGCAGCTCTGGCGCCAGGCACTGCGCGACCCGCAGGCGCTGCTGGCCCGGCTGCAGCTGGACCCGGCGGCACTGGGCGTCTCCGAAGCGGCCATGGCCCAGTTCGCGCTGCGCGTGCCGGAGGGGTTCGTGGCCCGCATGCGCAAGGGTGATCCGGCCGATCCCCTGCTGCGCCAGGTGCTGCCGATCGATGAGGAAATGCGTCCCGCGCCCGGGTTCAGCTTCGATGCGGTAGGCGACGGGGCGGCGAAGAAGGCCACCGGCGTCATCCAGAAGTACCGTGGCCGCGCCCTGCTGGTGGCGACGGGCAGCTGTGCGATCAACTGCCGCTACTGCTTCCGCCGCCACTTCGACTATGGCGCGGAGAACGCCGCCAAGGGTGGCTGGCAGGAAGCCGTAGCCGCCATCGCCGCCGACCCGGACATCGACGAGGTGATCCTGTCCGGCGGTGACCCGCTGTCGCTGGCCACGCACAAGCTGGTCGAGCTGACCGACGCCCTGCGCGCGATCCCGCATATCCGCCGCCTGCGCATCCATACCCGGCTGCCGATCGTGCTGCCCGAGCGCGTGGACGATGAACTGGTCTCCTGGCTGGGCAGCCTGCCGTGGCCGCTGGCGATCGTGGTGCACGCCAACCATGCCAATGAATTCGATGCCAGCGTGGACGCGGCGATGGCCCGCCTGCGCGGCATCGGCGCCCAGCTGCTGAACCAGGCGGTATTGCTGCGCGGGGTCAACGACAGCGTGCAGGCCCTGCAGGACCTGAGCGAGCGCAGCTTCGCCGCCGGCGTGCTGCCCTACTACCTGCACCAGCTGGACCGGGTCGAAGGTGTGGCCCACTTCGAAGTGGACGACACCCGGGCCAAGGCATTGATTGCCGGGTTGACCGCGCGCCTGTCCGGCTATCTGGTCCCGAAGCTGGTACGCGAACTGCCCGGCGACCCGAGCAAGCGCCCGGTGTAA
- a CDS encoding isoprenoid biosynthesis enzyme family protein — translation MSSTALDSFLDKWRSRWPEWSVAAPFVAESQRELAVAWFALLQEFDDMLNTGGDPLPADAKLAWWGEELRSWAGHRSRHPLGRLLEPVRAPWAQLAEALPDLVEARTVALDAASAERALANYAEAVAAVEAALFADKPRTGAGRAVQLQTLAQRLQDAGVAGVPRSLLDGDASTAAQRWAQHLLKGWGMRVPGPRPRRVWSSLARARVAAQAAGKPIEATPVRTLLRVWWAARG, via the coding sequence GTGAGCAGTACCGCGCTGGACAGTTTCCTCGACAAGTGGCGCAGCCGTTGGCCGGAATGGTCGGTGGCCGCCCCGTTCGTGGCCGAATCGCAACGCGAACTTGCCGTGGCGTGGTTCGCGCTGCTGCAGGAGTTCGACGACATGCTCAATACCGGCGGCGATCCGCTGCCGGCCGATGCCAAGCTGGCATGGTGGGGCGAGGAACTGCGCAGCTGGGCCGGGCATCGTTCGCGCCATCCACTGGGCCGTCTGCTGGAGCCGGTGCGTGCGCCGTGGGCGCAGTTGGCCGAGGCGTTGCCGGATCTGGTTGAAGCACGCACCGTCGCGCTGGACGCCGCCAGTGCCGAGCGTGCGCTGGCCAACTACGCTGAAGCCGTGGCTGCGGTCGAGGCGGCCTTGTTCGCGGACAAGCCGCGCACCGGTGCCGGTCGCGCGGTGCAGTTGCAGACCCTGGCCCAGCGCCTGCAGGACGCCGGCGTGGCCGGTGTACCGCGCAGCCTGCTGGACGGTGATGCCAGCACGGCTGCACAGCGCTGGGCGCAGCATCTGTTGAAGGGCTGGGGCATGCGCGTGCCCGGCCCGCGCCCACGCCGTGTGTGGTCCAGCCTGGCGCGCGCCCGTGTGGCCGCGCAGGCCGCAGGCAAGCCGATTGAAGCGACCCCGGTGCGCACCTTGTTGCGCGTGTGGTGGGCTGCGCGCGGTTGA
- the dksA gene encoding RNA polymerase-binding protein DksA, translating into MAAKKTAKKAATAAKKTAKPVVKKLAAKPVARKPASKPATKAASSQPAARKATAKKTPVKATKPVAKKAAAPAKAKPAAASKKAPVVKKAASKAAPVKKAAAKPVAKKAATKPAPKAVVKKAAAKPVAKPAAKKVAAAKPVATPAAVKKVAKNVAAPAVKPTPAPVVKSAPKPAAKPAPAKPVPAKTVAVAAAQPASKPAPAAAPAASKAPQSKNPVPVSKSPAKTAVKSDSAPKTVSRPVGKVAVAVAARSAAPAPRSKYKVVEYKTDEATGRPILPAGYKPSSEEEYMSPLQQEYFRQRLQNWRADLVEESKQTIENLREEVRDIGDEAERATRETENSLELRTRDRYRKLIGKIDSTLKRLEAGDYGYCVDTGEEIGLERLEARLTAERTIDAQERWEHLQKQQGD; encoded by the coding sequence GTGGCTGCTAAAAAAACTGCAAAGAAGGCCGCAACGGCCGCCAAGAAAACCGCCAAGCCTGTTGTGAAGAAGTTGGCGGCAAAGCCCGTTGCCAGGAAACCGGCCAGCAAGCCGGCGACCAAGGCAGCGTCCTCGCAACCGGCGGCCAGGAAGGCCACCGCAAAGAAAACGCCGGTCAAGGCAACCAAGCCGGTGGCCAAGAAGGCTGCTGCGCCCGCCAAGGCCAAGCCTGCCGCTGCCAGCAAGAAGGCGCCGGTGGTGAAGAAGGCCGCCAGCAAGGCCGCGCCGGTGAAGAAGGCTGCCGCCAAGCCAGTGGCGAAGAAGGCAGCAACCAAGCCGGCGCCGAAGGCGGTGGTGAAGAAGGCTGCAGCCAAGCCGGTCGCCAAGCCCGCAGCAAAGAAGGTCGCTGCGGCCAAGCCGGTCGCCACGCCTGCCGCTGTAAAGAAGGTTGCCAAGAATGTTGCCGCGCCGGCCGTAAAGCCGACCCCGGCCCCAGTAGTGAAGTCCGCACCGAAGCCTGCTGCCAAGCCGGCTCCGGCCAAGCCTGTCCCGGCCAAGACCGTGGCAGTGGCAGCAGCCCAACCGGCCTCCAAGCCGGCCCCGGCCGCCGCTCCTGCCGCCTCGAAGGCCCCGCAATCCAAGAATCCCGTGCCCGTTTCGAAATCGCCTGCCAAAACCGCCGTGAAATCCGATTCCGCCCCGAAGACCGTGTCGCGCCCTGTCGGCAAGGTTGCCGTGGCCGTCGCCGCCCGCTCGGCGGCACCGGCCCCGCGCAGCAAGTACAAGGTGGTCGAGTACAAGACCGACGAGGCCACCGGCCGCCCGATCCTGCCGGCTGGCTACAAGCCGTCCTCGGAAGAGGAATACATGAGCCCGCTGCAGCAGGAGTACTTCCGCCAGCGCCTGCAGAACTGGCGCGCGGACCTGGTGGAAGAGTCCAAGCAGACCATCGAGAACCTGCGCGAGGAAGTGCGTGATATCGGCGACGAAGCCGAGCGTGCGACCCGCGAGACCGAGAACTCGCTGGAACTGCGTACCCGCGACCGCTATCGCAAGCTGATCGGCAAGATCGACAGCACCCTGAAGCGCCTGGAAGCGGGCGACTACGGTTACTGCGTCGACACCGGCGAGGAAATCGGCCTGGAGCGCCTGGAAGCGCGCCTCACCGCCGAACGCACCATCGACGCCCAGGAGCGTTGGGAGCACCTGCAGAAGCAGCAGGGCGACTGA
- a CDS encoding TRZ/ATZ family hydrolase — MSDSPHLPEACDLLIEAGYVVPIEPHAVVLEDHAVAVRGSEIVAILPRTEARARFRATQVVSRPEAALMPGLVNAHTHNPMTLLRGVADDLPLMTWLQQHIWPVEAAVIGPEFVADGTTLAIAEMLRGGTTCANENYFFGDVQAAVYKKHGFRALVGAVIIDFPTAWAKTDDEYFAKAGELHDQWRTDPLIGTAFAPHAPYTVNDANFERVRMLSDQLDMQVHLHTHETAQEINDSIKLHGQRPLARLDRLGLVNDRLIAVHMTQLTDAEIHLCAERGVSVVHCPESNLKLASGFCPACALQRAGVNLAIGTDGCASNNDLDMFSENRTAAILAKAVADDATALDAATTLRASTLGGARALGFGERIGSIEVGKQADLVCVDLSALETQPLHNVLSQLVYATGRQQVSDVWIAGKPKLVQRELVGMDLPGIIANARQWRERIRHIRA; from the coding sequence ATGAGCGATAGCCCGCACCTCCCCGAAGCCTGCGACCTGCTCATCGAAGCCGGTTACGTCGTTCCGATCGAGCCGCATGCGGTGGTGCTGGAAGACCATGCCGTTGCCGTGCGTGGCAGCGAGATCGTGGCCATCCTGCCGCGTACCGAGGCGCGCGCACGGTTCCGCGCCACCCAGGTGGTCAGCCGCCCCGAGGCGGCGCTGATGCCGGGCCTGGTCAATGCGCACACGCACAACCCGATGACCCTGCTGCGCGGCGTCGCCGACGACCTGCCGCTGATGACCTGGCTGCAGCAGCACATCTGGCCGGTGGAAGCGGCGGTGATCGGCCCCGAATTCGTCGCCGACGGCACCACCCTGGCCATCGCCGAGATGCTGCGCGGCGGCACCACCTGCGCCAACGAGAACTACTTCTTCGGCGATGTGCAGGCCGCCGTTTACAAGAAGCATGGTTTCCGCGCGCTGGTCGGCGCGGTCATCATCGATTTCCCCACTGCCTGGGCCAAGACCGACGATGAGTACTTCGCCAAGGCCGGTGAACTGCATGACCAGTGGCGCACCGATCCACTGATCGGCACCGCGTTCGCGCCGCATGCGCCGTATACGGTCAACGATGCCAACTTCGAGCGGGTGCGGATGCTGTCCGACCAGCTCGACATGCAGGTGCACCTGCACACCCACGAGACCGCGCAGGAGATCAACGATTCGATCAAGCTGCACGGCCAGCGCCCGCTGGCGCGGCTGGATCGCCTCGGCCTGGTCAACGACCGCCTGATCGCGGTGCACATGACCCAGCTGACCGATGCGGAAATCCACCTGTGCGCCGAGCGTGGCGTCAGCGTGGTGCATTGCCCAGAATCGAACCTGAAGCTCGCCTCCGGTTTCTGCCCGGCCTGCGCCCTGCAGCGCGCCGGCGTGAACCTGGCGATCGGCACCGACGGCTGCGCCAGCAACAACGACCTGGACATGTTCAGCGAGAACCGCACCGCGGCGATTCTGGCCAAGGCCGTGGCCGATGACGCCACCGCGCTGGACGCGGCAACCACGCTGCGCGCGTCCACCCTGGGCGGTGCCCGCGCGCTGGGCTTCGGCGAGCGCATCGGTTCGATCGAAGTCGGCAAGCAGGCCGACCTGGTCTGCGTCGACCTGTCCGCACTGGAAACCCAGCCGCTGCACAACGTGCTGTCGCAACTGGTGTACGCCACCGGCCGCCAGCAGGTCAGCGACGTCTGGATCGCCGGCAAGCCGAAGCTGGTGCAGCGCGAGCTGGTCGGCATGGACCTGCCGGGCATCATCGCCAACGCGCGCCAGTGGCGCGAGCGCATCCGTCATATCCGCGCCTGA
- the yidD gene encoding membrane protein insertion efficiency factor YidD: MISRLLIALLRFYKRFISPLLGPRCRFVPSCSEYAMEAISRHGPLRGSWLAARRLGRCHPFHPGGFDPVPESPNAPSCRCTGKH; encoded by the coding sequence GTGATCTCGCGCCTGCTCATTGCCCTGCTGCGCTTCTACAAGCGCTTCATCAGCCCCTTGCTGGGGCCACGCTGCCGTTTCGTGCCGAGCTGTTCTGAATACGCGATGGAAGCCATCTCGCGGCACGGCCCGCTGCGCGGCAGCTGGCTGGCTGCACGCCGGCTCGGTCGCTGCCACCCGTTCCATCCCGGCGGCTTCGACCCCGTGCCCGAGTCTCCCAACGCCCCCTCTTGCCGTTGCACAGGAAAACACTGA
- a CDS encoding dihydroorotase → MSSTLITNARMVNEGRTFDGDLRIENGRIAQIGSGLAPRDGEQVVDAAGRWLLPGMIDDQVHFREPGLTHKGDIASESAAAVAGGLTSFMDMPNTNPPTLDSTILEAKYELARGRAWANYGFYHGASNDNLDAIRALDPKKAPGVKVFMGASTGNMLVDNPETLDAIFRECPTPIITHCEDTPMIDANLKAFQEKYGDALTPDMHPDIRSREACIKSTRLAMSLARKHGTRLHVLHISTADELALFEKGPLIRADGSRKQITAETCVHFLHFARPDYATKGNLIKCNPAIKEVSDREAITAALADDVLDVLATDHAPHTWEEKQKPYAQAPSGLPLVQYALVAALERVHEGKLTREQVVQKFAHAPAQLFDVEERGFLREGYFADLVLVEDVPFTVKREDVLSKCGWSPFEGTTFRSRVASTWVNGQLVWDGSKLVGEPAGQRMTYDR, encoded by the coding sequence ATGTCCTCCACCCTCATCACCAACGCCCGGATGGTCAACGAAGGCCGCACCTTCGACGGCGACCTGCGCATCGAGAACGGCCGCATCGCGCAGATCGGCAGCGGGCTGGCGCCGCGCGACGGCGAGCAGGTGGTGGATGCGGCCGGACGCTGGCTGCTGCCCGGCATGATCGATGACCAGGTGCACTTCCGCGAACCGGGCCTGACCCACAAGGGCGACATCGCCAGCGAATCGGCCGCGGCCGTGGCCGGTGGCCTGACCAGCTTCATGGACATGCCCAACACCAACCCGCCGACGCTGGATTCGACCATCCTGGAAGCCAAGTACGAGCTCGCGCGCGGCCGCGCCTGGGCCAACTATGGCTTCTACCACGGCGCCAGCAATGACAACCTCGACGCGATCCGTGCCCTGGATCCGAAGAAGGCCCCGGGCGTGAAGGTGTTCATGGGTGCTTCGACCGGCAACATGCTGGTGGACAACCCGGAAACGCTGGATGCGATCTTCCGCGAATGCCCGACCCCGATCATCACGCACTGCGAAGACACGCCGATGATCGATGCCAACCTGAAGGCCTTCCAGGAAAAGTACGGCGATGCGCTGACCCCTGACATGCATCCGGACATCCGTTCGCGCGAGGCCTGCATCAAGTCGACCCGCCTGGCGATGTCGCTGGCGCGCAAGCACGGCACCCGCCTGCATGTGCTGCACATCTCCACCGCCGACGAGCTGGCGCTGTTCGAGAAGGGCCCGCTGATCCGCGCCGACGGCAGCCGCAAGCAGATCACCGCCGAGACCTGCGTGCACTTCCTGCACTTCGCGCGCCCGGACTATGCGACCAAGGGCAACCTGATCAAGTGCAACCCGGCCATCAAGGAAGTGTCCGACCGCGAGGCGATCACCGCTGCGCTGGCCGACGACGTGCTGGACGTGCTGGCCACCGACCACGCGCCGCACACCTGGGAAGAGAAGCAGAAGCCGTACGCGCAGGCACCGTCGGGCCTGCCGCTGGTGCAGTACGCGCTGGTGGCCGCGCTGGAGCGCGTGCACGAAGGCAAGCTGACCCGCGAACAGGTGGTGCAGAAATTCGCCCACGCGCCGGCACAGTTGTTCGACGTGGAAGAACGCGGCTTCCTGCGCGAAGGCTACTTCGCCGACCTGGTGCTTGTGGAAGACGTGCCGTTCACCGTCAAGCGCGAGGACGTGCTGTCCAAGTGCGGCTGGTCGCCGTTCGAAGGCACGACCTTCCGTTCGCGCGTGGCCTCCACCTGGGTGAACGGCCAGCTGGTGTGGGACGGCAGCAAACTGGTGGGCGAGCCCGCCGGCCAGCGCATGACCTACGACCGCTGA
- the efp gene encoding elongation factor P: MASYGMNDVKNGMKILVNNQPAVIIDTEYVKPGKGQAFTRVKYRLIKDGRTQEVTMKSTDSLDAADVVDTDMNFMYSDGEYWHFMDPESFEQVQATKAGMGGAEKWLKGEESCVVTLWNGEPIFVQPPNFVELKITETDPGVRGDTSGGGGKPATLETGAVVRVPLFVNQDEVIRVDTRSGEYSARVK; the protein is encoded by the coding sequence ATGGCCAGCTACGGCATGAACGACGTCAAGAACGGGATGAAGATCCTGGTCAACAACCAACCGGCCGTCATCATCGACACCGAATACGTCAAGCCGGGCAAGGGCCAGGCCTTCACCCGCGTGAAGTACCGCCTGATCAAGGACGGCCGTACCCAGGAAGTGACCATGAAGTCGACCGACTCGCTGGATGCAGCCGACGTCGTCGATACCGACATGAACTTCATGTACAGCGACGGCGAGTACTGGCACTTCATGGACCCGGAATCCTTCGAGCAGGTCCAGGCCACCAAGGCCGGCATGGGCGGCGCCGAGAAGTGGCTGAAGGGCGAGGAGTCCTGCGTGGTCACCCTGTGGAACGGTGAGCCGATCTTCGTGCAGCCGCCGAACTTCGTCGAGCTGAAGATCACCGAAACCGATCCGGGCGTCCGTGGCGACACCTCGGGCGGCGGCGGCAAGCCGGCCACCCTGGAAACCGGCGCCGTGGTCCGCGTGCCGCTGTTCGTGAACCAGGACGAAGTGATCCGCGTCGACACCCGTTCGGGCGAATACTCCGCACGCGTCAAGTAA
- a CDS encoding M23 family metallopeptidase: MRAALFTGALLLAAPLLSVPSAHAQDAIGSLIDSRVVFPASASQGALVIGKVPAGSRVQYAGRQLRVSGYGSVVFGIGRDEKGPLRVQVQRPDGGSETATIAVTPRDWPTERVNGVPPKTVNPPPAIAERIKREQAQVTAVRARDDDRTDFTQTFIWPVQGRISGRFGNARVYNGQPGAGHSGMDIAVPTGTPVKAPAAGIVTFAGPDLYLTGGTLLLDHGFGVSSNFLHLSRIDVKVGDRVEQGQVIAAVGATGRATGPHLHWGMNWFDTRIDPLLVLERK; this comes from the coding sequence ATGCGCGCGGCTCTATTTACCGGGGCGCTGCTGCTGGCGGCACCCCTGCTCAGCGTACCGTCGGCTCACGCGCAGGATGCCATCGGCAGCCTGATCGACAGCCGCGTGGTGTTCCCGGCCAGTGCGTCGCAGGGCGCACTGGTGATCGGCAAGGTTCCCGCCGGCAGCCGCGTGCAGTACGCCGGTCGCCAGCTGCGGGTGAGCGGCTACGGCAGCGTGGTGTTCGGCATCGGCCGCGACGAGAAGGGACCATTGCGCGTGCAGGTGCAGCGCCCTGATGGCGGCAGCGAGACCGCGACCATTGCGGTGACGCCGCGCGACTGGCCCACCGAGCGGGTCAACGGCGTGCCGCCGAAGACGGTCAATCCGCCGCCGGCGATTGCCGAGCGGATCAAACGCGAACAGGCGCAGGTGACCGCCGTGCGTGCCCGCGATGACGACCGCACCGACTTCACCCAGACCTTCATCTGGCCGGTGCAGGGCCGCATCAGCGGTCGCTTCGGCAATGCGCGCGTGTACAACGGGCAGCCCGGTGCCGGTCATTCCGGCATGGACATCGCGGTACCGACCGGCACGCCGGTGAAGGCACCGGCCGCCGGCATCGTCACCTTCGCCGGGCCGGACCTGTACCTGACCGGCGGTACGCTGCTGCTCGACCACGGTTTCGGGGTCAGCTCCAACTTCCTGCACCTGTCGCGCATCGACGTAAAAGTTGGCGACCGTGTGGAACAAGGCCAGGTGATCGCCGCGGTCGGCGCCACCGGCCGCGCCACCGGCCCGCACCTGCATTGGGGCATGAACTGGTTCGATACCCGTATCGATCCGCTACTGGTACTGGAACGCAAATAA